The window CGTTACCTCGTGTCCGTGATTTCCATGGTACATCTACTAAATCTTTTGATGGACGTGGGAATTACACACTTGGTATTAAAGAGCAATTAATTTTTCCCGAAATCAATTACGATGACGTTAATCGGGTCCGTGGACTTGATATTGTAATTGTTACAACTGCCAAGACTGATGAAGAAGGTCTTGAATTGCTTAGTCAACTTGGCATGCCCTTTGCTAAGTAATTACTAAAAAGCACAAACAAAGTATCGCTATTGGGCAAACGTACTTTTTAGATAAATTATCGATGATGTTTTGTCTAAAAAGTGCATTGTTACGCGACAACTGTTAGAAAGGAAATTCATTATGACAATGTCTGATCCAATTGCAGACTTTTTGACCCGGATCCGGAATGCGAACATGGTTCGGCATGAGACCGTTGAGACCCCTGCTTCAAAGATCAAAATTAATATTGCTCAAATTTTAAAAGATGAGGGTTTTATTACCGATTATCAGGTTGTTGATACTCCTAATAAACAAGGTTTGATTTCTTTGAACTTAAAGTATGGTCCAAATCGTGAGCGTATTATCACTGGTTTAAAACGGATTTCAAAACCGGGATTACGTTCTTATGTCCAGGCTGATTCTGTTCCTAAAGTGTTGAATGGTTTAGGAATTGCGATTTTGTCAACATCTGAAGGTGTTATGACAGATAAAGCTGCTCGTGCTAAGATGATTGGCGGAGAAGTAATCGCGTACGTATGGTAATTTAATCCATGGTTCATTTATCTAGGAAAGGAGAAAACCATGAGTCGTATTGGAAATAAAGCAATCACCATTCCTGCTGGTGTCGAAATAAAGCAGGAGGGCGATCAGGTCACTGTTAAAGGGCCTAAAGGTGAGATTACTCGTTCGATTGCACCAGTTATTTTAATGAATGTTGAGGAGTCTGAAATTAAATTCAGCCGTCCTGATGATTCTAATCGCAATAAAGCATTGCACGGAACTACTCGTGCTAATGTTGCTAATATGATTGAAGGCGTTTCCAAAGGTTTTAAAAAGAATCTCGAGCTTGTTGGTGTTGGATATCGTGCTTCGATGCAAGGAGATAAGCTTGTATTGACGGTTGGTTTTTCTCACCCGGTTGAGTTTGAGGCTCGTGAAGGCTTGAAGGTTACTGTACCTGATGCTACTCATATTTCTATTGAGGGTATTTCCAAACAACGCGTTGGCGATTTTGCAGCTGAGATTCGCGGAGTTCGTCCACCTGAACCATATAAAGGTAAGGGAATTCGTTATCAAGGCGAAATTGTACGTCGTAAGGAAGGAAAGACTGGTAAATAACCAGTCTAAATATTAAAAGGAAGCATTGCTATGATTACAAAACCAGATAAAAATAAGACGCGTCAAAAGCGTCACGCGCGTGTGCGTGGTAAGATTTCTGGTACTGCACAGCGCCCCCGTTTGAGTGTTTTCCGTTCTAATTCAAACATCTACGCACAAGTAATTGATGACGTAGCAGGTGTCACGCTAGCAAGTGCCTCTACTTTGGAAAAAGAAAACCAAGGTGGAACTAAATCTGAACAAGCAAGTAAGGTTGGCCAGTCGGTTGCTAAACTTGCTGTTGCAAAAAAAATCACCGAAGTTGTTTTTGACCGTAGTGGATATCTATATCATGGACGTGTTCAGTCTTTAGCTGATGGCGCTCGTGAAGCAGGTTTGAAATTCTAAGGGAAGGAGGAAAAAAATATGGCAGAATATATTAATCCAAATGCGCTTGGCGATCTTGAGGAAAATGTTGTTTCTATTAACCGTGTTACAAAAGTTGTGAAAGGTGGCCGTCGGCTTCGTTTTTCCGCTTTGGTAATCGTCGGTGACAGGAATGGGCACGTTGGCTTTGGTACCGGTAAAGCCCAAGAAGTTCCTGAAGCTATTCGTAAAGCTGTTGAAGATGCTAAACGTCATTTGATCGAAGTCCCAACCGTTGGAACTACAATTCCTCATCAGGTTCTCGGTGTTGATGGAGGCGGAAAGGTTCTCTTAAAGCCTGCTTCTGAAGGTTCCGGAGTTGCTGCGGGAGGTTCTACTCGTCCAATTATGGAGTTAGCAGGCATTCCAGATGTTACTGCGAAATCACTTGGGTCATCAACTGCTGTCAATGTTGTTCGTGCAACTTTTGATGGTTTGAAGAATTTAAAGGAAGCTAAGGTTGTTGCCGCATTGCGTGGCGTTAACCTTGGTGAATAAGGAGGGGACATGGCAGATTTAAAAATTACCTTGATTAAAAGCATAGTTCATCGTGAACCTCGCCAACGAGAGATTGCGAAGTCTCTTGGTTTGGGTCGTGTTCACTCTTCTGTTGTTCGCCCGGATAATGCTGCCACTCGTGGCGTTATTTTTAAGATTGCTCATCTTATTTCGGTTGAGGAGGTTAAAAAATAATGGATTTATCTACTTTAAAACCAGTTGCTGGTTCTCGTAAATCTTCTACCCGTAAGGCACGTGGCTTTTCAGCTGGGAAAGGCAAGACGGCTGGCCGTGGACAAAAAGGGCAGAAAGCTCGTGAAGGTAAAAAGTTGCGTTTAAGTTTCGAAGGTGGCCAGATGCCATTAATGCGTCGTATGCCTAAACGCGGATTTAATAATATTTCTCGTAAAGAATATGCAATTGTTAATCTTGACCAACTTAATAAGTTTGATGATGGAGTGACTGTTTCGGTTTCTTTGTTAAAAGAAGCTGGTATTATTAAAAAGGAATTATCAGGTGTCAAGATTTTGGCTTCTGGTAAACTCAATAAAAAACTTACTATTCACGCAGCAAAGGCTTCTCAAGCTGCACAGGATGCAATCAAAGAAGCCGGCAGCAAAATCGTTTTGGCTACCGAAACTGCTGATTCAGAAAATTAATTTCCATGTTTAGTTTATTAATAAAAGCTCTTAAACAAAAGGAAATTCGCGTTCGAATCTATTGGACCTTGCTTATTTTGCTTGTCTATAGGTTTGGAGCCTACATAACCGTCCCTGGTGTCAACGCAAGTGCTTTGACAAAGTTAATGGATCAAACTTCATTGCTTTCGATTTTGAACTTGTTCTCCGGTGGCGGCCTTTCGGCTTATTCTCTTTTTGCCCTTGGGGTTAGTCCCTACGTTACAGCTCAGATTGTTATTCAACTATTACAGATGGATATTGTTCCAAAATTAGTTGAATGGTCCAAACAAGGTGAAACTGGCCGACGCAAGACTACTCAAGTAACTCGTTATTTAACAATTGTTTTGGCTTTCATTCAGTCAATCGGTATTACTGCTGGATTGAATGCTTTGGGTGAACCGATAGGGGTTACTTTACTAAAAAATACTTCTATTAATTCCTATTTTGTCATCGCTGCTGTGATGACGGTTGGCTCAATGTTCTCGGTCTGGCTTGGTGAACAGATTCAAGATAAAGGTATTGGTAATGGTGTTTCAATGATTATCTTTGCTGGTATTGTGGCTCAGCTGATACCTGGAATATGGCAGCTTTTTCAGGAAGATGTTCTTCAAGGACCAGCGGTTAACGGCTGGATTAGTTTTGGAGTTCTCTTCCTTGCACTATTGATTGTCGTTACCTTTGTTACATGGTTTTATGGTGCTGTTCGTCGTCTTCCCATGCAATATACTCGTTCGGATCGTAATTATGGTGACGAGAGTTATTTGCCATTAAGAGTCAATGTTTCCGGTGTTATTCCGGTTATCTTTGCTTCATCTCTTATTACGACACCTCAAACGATTTTGCAGGCTTTTGTTGGTTCTTGGGGTGATAAACCATGGTACAAGATTGCTAGTAACATTTTTAGCCTTGAAACATGGGAAGGAACGCTGGCATATGGTTTGATGATTGTCATATTCACTTTCTTTTATGCTTTTGTCCAAGTTAATCCAGAGAAGGTATCTGAGAATTTACAGAAACAAGGTTCCTATATCATCGGTGTAAGGCCTGGTGAGGAAACGAAAAAGTTTCTTAGTCGTCTGTTGAATCGTTTGTCTGGCCCTGGATCAATCTTTTTAGCTGTTGTTGCAGTTGTTCCGCTTTTGGCACAAAATTTTGGTATTGTAGACGCTAATTCAAAGATTGGTTTAGGCGGTACCAGCTTATTGATCGTAATTGGTGTTGCGGTTGATTTGATGCGCCAAATAGAAGGACTGACCGAAAAGAAAAACTATATTGGTTTGATTCGTTCACATCCTTATTACGATAAAGAAGTGTCTGAAGGGAAAATTTGAAATGTCTAAAAATCTTATTATGTTAGGTCTTCCTGGGGTTGGCAAGGGTACAAATGCCGATATCATGGTCGATGATTTCCAGTTACCCCATATTTCTACTGGAGATATTTTTCGTTCGGCTATGGCAAATCATACTGAATTAGGTGATAAAGCCAAATCTTTTATGGATGCCGGTAACCTTGTTCCTGATGAAATTACGAATGGAATTGTTAATGAACGTTTAAATGAGGCAGACATTAAAGATGCCAATGGTTTTATTCTTGATGGTTACCCAAGAAACCCTTCTCAAGCGGATTCGCTGGAATCGTTTTTAAAAAGTATTCAGCAGAAGGTTGATGCGGTGATTTATTTAGAGGCTTCGGAAACTACTGTAACTGATAGAATGCTTGGACGCGGTAGAGCAGACGACACACCAAAAGTTGTTGCCCATAGAATTGAAGTTGCAAAAAAGGAAACCATGCCTTTAGTTGAATATTATCGTAGTAAAGGAAACCTTTACACGATTGATGCAAATGGAGAAGTTGCGGTTGTTTATCCAAAGATTAAAGAACTTGTCTCGAATTTATAAATAGCTTGATTTTCTTTAACAAGGCTGATATAATTTGCAGGTTGACCGTATGAATTTGGAGGTAAGAGTGGCAGGAAACGACGTTATTGAGATTGAAGGAGTAATTAAAGAAACAAAGCCAAACGCTAACTTTATTGTTGAGTTGGAAAACGGTGCAAGGATTCAAGCTGGGGTTTCTGGCAAAATTCGTAAAAATTATATCCGTATTCTCGTTGGAGACCGTGTGACGGTTGAAATGTCGCCATATGATTTGACTAAGGGTCGAATCACTTATCGTCATAAATAAGGCGAGACAACAATCAGTTAACCGAATAGGAGGAATAGATTGTGAAAGTACGTCCATCTGTAAAACCAATGTGTGATCAATGCCGTGTTATTAAGCGGAATGGTCGCGTTATGGTTATTTGCTCGGCAAATCCTAAGCACAAGCAACGCCAGGGCAAATAATATTAGGCACGTCGGTGGCATAAAGAACCGGCATACATATAGAAAGGAGGAATTGTTATGGCTCGTATTGCAGGTATTGATTTACCACGTGACAAAAGGATCGTGATTGGTCTTACTTATATATATGGAATCGGTAATACTACTGCTGAGAAAATTTTGGCAGAAGCTGGTGTGAGTGAAGATGTCCGTGTACGTGACCTTAGTCCTGAAGATGAGGATAAGGTTCGTGCAGCAGTTGACAAATTAAACTTAACGCTTGAAGGCGATTTACGTCGTGAAGTTAGCTTGAATATCAAGGAACTTCAGGAAATCGCATCTTACCGTGGTATTCGTCATCGTCGTGGATTACCAGTTCGTGGACAACACACGAAGAATAATGCACGTACTCGTAAAGGCCCAGCTAGAGCGATTGCTGGCAAAAAGAAATAATTAAGAAAGGAGATTTTCAGTATGGCAAGTCGTACAAGTCGTACAAGTGGTCATAAGCGTCGTGCTAAAAAGAATATTGAAAAGGGCGTTGCCCATATTCATTCAACTTTTAATAACACGATTGTTTTGATCACTGATGAAGTAGGAAACGCAGTTTCCTGGTCATCAGCCGGTTCATTGGGCTTTAAGGGTTCTCGTAAGTCTACTCCTTTTGCTGCTCAACTTGCTGGTGAAGCCGCTGCTAAGGCAGCAATGGAACAAAATATGCATAGCGTTGCAATTAGTGTTAAGGGACCTGGTCCTGGACGTGAGTCTGCAATTCGTGCTGTTGCCGCTGCTGGTTTAGAAATTACTGCAATTAGCGACGTCACTCCCGTTCCTCACAACGGTTCTCGTCCACCGAAGCAGCGTCGAGCATAAAAAATATATAGGAGAGGCAAATATATGATCGAATTTCAAAAGCCAACAATTTCGACCGTCGAGGAATCAGAAAATTATGGAAAGTTTGTTGCCGAGCCTCTCGAGCGCGGTTATGGAACTACTCTTGGAAATTCATTAAGAAGAGTTTTGTTGTCCAGCCTGCCCGGTGCAGCAATTAATTCTGTCCAGATTGATGGTGTCCTTCATGAATTCACGACTATTGATGGTGTAACAGAAGATGTTACACAAATTATTTTGAATTTGAAAAAGGTTGCTATGCGGATTGATTCTGACGAACAGAAGACGCTTGAAGTTGACTTTAGCGGTGCTGGTGAATTGACTGCGGGAGATATTAAAAGCGATGGTGACGTTGAGATTTTGAATCCTGATTTGCACATCGCAACTGTATCGGCTGGTAAGAGTCTACATATGGCTCTTACGGCAATACGTGGTCGTGGATATGATTCAGCTGAAGAGAATAAAGCCAAAATGGAACTTGGTATTGGCGTTCTTGCAATTGATTCAATTTACACACCTATTTCTAAAGTCAATTATACGGTTGAGAAAACTCGTGTTGGTCATCGTGACGATTACGATAAATTAACTTTGGAAGTATGGACTGATGGATCTGTTAGTCCGAGTGAGTCCTTGAGTCTTGGATCTAAAATATTATCTGAACATCTAGCTTTATTCGTTGATTTGAGTAATGCTGGAAAGAAAGAAATGATGCTTGATCCTGATGCTGTTGAAACTGTTATGGAAAAGAAAGAACCGATTGAAGAACTTGAGCTTTCGGTTCGCTCATTCAATTGTTTAAAACGTGCAGGAATTAATACAATTGAGGATCTAACGGATAAAACTTTGCATGATATGGGTGAAGTTAGAAATCTTGGCCGCAAATCTCTCGAAGAAATTATTCAGAAATTAGCTGAGCGTGGTCATTCATTCAAGCAAGATACTGAAAACTAAATAATCGGAGAAATCCAGAAAGGAGTAATCATGGGATACCGTAAGTTGCAAAGGACTAAGTCCCAACGTAAGGCACTTTTACGTGATTTGACAACTAATTTAATTCTTAACGGCAAAATTCAAACTACTGAATCTCGTGCTAAAGAGGTTCGTCGTCAAGCCGAGAAAATGATTACGCTTGGAAAGCGTGGTGATCTTGCTGCTCGTCGTTTAGCGGCTACTTATCTTCGCGATGTTGAAGATGAGAATAAGATTAAAAACGCAACTAGTGCTGAGGAAATCGTTGAACAAAAGGCCGTTAAGACTTTGTTTAGCGATGTAGCTCCTCGTTTTAAAAACCGAAATGGTGGTTACACACGTATTTATAAATTAGGTCAACGTCGTGGTGATGCTGCTCCAATGGCTTTACTCGAATTTGTTGATTAAGTGAATTACTAAAAAAGCCCTAATTTTTACCTAAGACTTGGGAAGCTGGAATGCTTTTTGAGTTAATGATTAAATTTAAGGGCTTTTTTATTTTTAGCTACTTTTCTTTGTTAAAATTTTATTGATGGTTTTAGCTATTGGGATTGATAATTTGTCATTTTCTTTTGATAATGGTCAAGAATTGTTTAAAGGGCTTTCTTTGCAAATTAATCGTGGAGAATGGCTTTCTTTGATTGGCAGAAATGGATCTGGAAAGTCTACTTTGATGAGGCTAATACTTGGTCTTGAAACACCTTCATCGGGTACAATAAAAGTTGCGGCGCGGCTTGGGGCCGTTTTTCAAAATCCGGAAGATCAATTTATTGGCGCAACAGTCGAAGACGAATTAGCTTTTGGTTTGGAAAATCAACAAATCAATCCTAGATTAATGCCGAATAAAATTAAAGATATTTTACAGGAAATCGGTATGTCTGATTATGCTAAAAGCTCACCTGACCAATTATCTGGTGGCCAAAAACAACGTGTAGCAATTGGTTCAGCGTTAATTTTAAATGCTGACGTACTGTTCTTTGATGAAGCAACCAGCATGTTGGATCCGTTTGCCAAGGAATCGATTATTAATTTAATTGGCAAACTTCATAGACGAAATCCAAATTTAACAATTATTAATATCACACATGATCCTGATGAAATGTTGGAAGGACAAAGAGTTGCGGTCTTAGAAAGGGGTAAGATAATCGCTGATCGATCAACAAGACTTTTGATGTCTGATGTTGATTTCCTTCGTCACCACCAGTTGGGCGAGACTTTTGTTTCGGAGCTAATTTCCAAAATTAACCAAAAACGTGCATTGGATCAAAAAATTCCTTCTTCGATTATTTCTAAAAAAGAGCTACTCTCATGGCTATCGAATTCAAACAAGTAAGTTATTTATATAAATCTTTTTTACATAAAAATTCTTTTTCTTTAAGTAATATTTCACTATCGATCAATTCTGGAGAGTTTATTTTAATTGCTGGACAAACAGGTTCCGGAAAAACGACCTTTTTGAGACTGCTTGATACTTTAATTTTGCCTTCTAACGGTGAAATAGACTTTAATGGACGAATTATTAGTGAAAAGACTTCCGAGAAAATTCTTATGAAAGTTAGACAGGATTTTGGTTTTGTTTTTCAATTTCCTCAAAGACAATTATTTTCTCAAACGGTCTTGGACGATGTAGAGTTTGCAGCGCTTAATTTTGGCAGTAATAAAGAGCAAGCTTCAAAAAAAGCTAAAGAAATCCTTCAACAAATTGGAATCGAAAAGGAGCTCTGGAAACATTCTGTTTTTAATTTATCAGTTGGACAAATGCGCAAAGTTGCCATTGCGGGAGCTTTGGTTAATCAACCGAAATATTTGCTATTGGATGAACCAACAGCCGGTATGGATGAATATGCTAAAAACGATCTTTTGAAAATTTTAAAATATTTTCACGAGCGGGGAGCAACTATTATCGTTGTGAGCCATGATGTTAATACTTTTGTTCCACTGGTTAACCGACTGATGATTTTTAAAAAAGGAAAAATAGTATCCGATGATAAACCAATAAATATATTCAGCAATCCAATTAGTCCAAATATGCAATTGCCTTCCACGGTCTCTTTCGCTCGAGCACTGGGATTGGAATCGACGCCTTTATCGCTTGACGAACTCGCTGAGGCAATCAATGAATAATATTTTTGGCCGTTTTTTACCCACTGATTCCTTGATTGAAAAACTGGATCCACGTACCAAAATTGTAATTGATTTTTTATTTGTGATCGTTTTACTGTTCGCTAATTCTTGGTTAAATTATGGAATTTTGATTTCTTTTGTTGCAATTGCTATTTATTGTTCAAGGATTCCAATTAAAATTTTTTGGTTGGGTTTGCGTTCAATTCTTTCGCTTGTTATTTTAATGATACTAATCCAATTATTGTTGATTGCGCCGAGCAATAAGGCAGACATTTTTATAAGCTTTGGTTGGTTGAAAATTTCTTCTTCTGGCTTGATAAATTCTGCGATAATCGCTTTGCGTTTTTTCCTGATGATTTTTATGACAACCGTACTCACGGTAGCAACTCCGTCAACTTCGATTGCAGACGGAATCTCGAGTCTTTTAAAGCCTTTGGGCAAAATCGGTATAGACACTAAGACATTTGCTTTATTAATTTCGATGACGTTGCGTTTTGTCCCGATTTTATCTGATGAGTTCTCGACGATCGTCGATGCTCAAAGGGCACGCGGTCTTAGTTTAAAAACCGGAAGTATCGTTAAACGAACGAGAACATTGATTCCTATGATTATTCCTTTAATCAGCGTTGCTTTTAAAAAAGCATTAACTTTAGCTGATACAATGGAAATTCGGGGTTTTGTCGATGCGAAGAATCGAACCAGCTTCCATCAATTGCAATTCAAAAAAAATGATTTAATTGTCTTGATAATTTTTATTGTTATTTCGTTTTCAGTCATTTATTTTAGTTATGCAAAATTATAAGGTCACAATTTCATATGACGGTCATAACTTTGAAGGTTTTCAAACACAGAATCGGCCCGGCAGCCGAACTGTCCAAGATGAATTAATCAAGGTTGTTTCAAAAATGGCTAAGACTCGGATTAAGATTGTTGGGGCCAGTCGCACAGATGCTGGTGTCCATGCCAATGGTCAGGTAATTAATTTTCTGTTTCCTTTTAATTTGAGTGAACAAGCAATTTTAATGGGAATGAATAGTAAACTGCCGACAGATATTCTCGTTAAAAGCGTTGAAAATGTGCCTACGGATTTCAGTGCGCGTCATAGCAGCCATAAAAAACGTTATTTATACCGAGTTTCGACAAGCAAATTTATCGACCCCTTCAAACGTTTTTATACCGGACATTATTTTTGGAGTTTGGACACTGACAAAATTCAAAAAGCCTTGCCTGATTTACTTGGTGAACATGATTTTGCCAGTTTTGCGGCAGCTGGTAATCAAACTGCTACTACAGTTAGAACGATTACAAAAGCTGAATTGAAAATTTTTCCTGAAAATAGTGAATTGTTATTTACTTTCGAAGGAAACGCTTTTCTATATAATCAAATTCGGATTATGATTGGGGTTCTTTTGGAAATTGGTAATGGAACAAGGCCTATTCATGATATTGTTCGGTTGATTAAAATTAAAGATCGCCAGCAGGCTCGTTTCACAGCTCCGGCATCTGGACTATACTTAGACAAGGTCTACTATGAGTCAATGGATTAAAACAATCGAATATTTTATCGGTCAGGACGACCAAACACCAAATATTGCGGTGATTGAGATTAATCATCCAAAAACAACAGACGATGGTCGTGAATTAACTAAGCTTTTGAAAGATTCCAAGTCATTTTCTCCATTTAATGAGGAAACGAAAAAATATGATAGTTTTTTGACAATGACATTGTCTGAAGATTTCTTTTTTCAATTGGGATTAGAGGTTTTTACTCGTCTTAGTTCAGATCCTTTTTATGAGTCAATTATTTTTTTTGATTCGGAAATTAAAGGTTTTTTGCCGGTTGCAACTAAGCAGTTAGCCCAATTTGTTGAGAAGAATATGAATCTTGAAAAAGATAATACTCTTTCTCAGCCAAGCCACGATGCTCTTAATCGTTTTTATAAACTACAGACCAAAGAGACTGAAAAAATTGAGAATCCAGCTTTGCAAACCTATCTTGATGCAGATAAAGTCGATCAAAATAATATCAACGATTTAATTAATACAGCTGTTTTTTTAATACCGACGCGAATTAAAAGACGCAAAGTTCGTCAGGATTCGGTTGATTTTTTCTTGTTATCACAAAATGACGAACCGAATGTTAGCTATCTTCCAATTTTTACTGATTGGGATCATTTAGGGCAGTGGTATTTTTCATCAAGTGCGAATGGTTACAATGGTAATGATCTGGCTCAAATTATTGCTGTTCCGGTACAGGGCCTAGTAGAAATTCGTAGTAATCTTGGAGATTCCATTTCTAATATCGTTATTAACCCGACAACTAATGATTTTATTTTGGGGTTATCAGCAAAACAGGATGATGATTCTGAATAAGACTTGACTTTGATACACAAAAACTAGTATCATATTTAACGGTCTTATTTACTCCATGCCCTGGTACGGATGAGTGAAGAGGATAAAAAATTATGCGTAGTACATTTTTAGCAAAACCACATGAAATTCAACGCAATTGGTATATCGTTGATGCTACCGACGTGCCGCTAGGTCGTTTGAGCAGCGTTGTCGCTACTGTTTTGCGGGGAAAGAATAAACCAACTTTTACACCGTCGGTTGACACTGGCGACTTTGTTATCGTTATAAACGCCGATAAAGTTCAATTGACTGGCAAAAAGGCGACTGACAAAACCTATTATCATCATTCTGGTTACCCAGGTGGTTTAAAGGCTCGTAAGGCCGGAACCCTTCGTGAGAAGAACCCTAAGAAGTTGATTGAGTTATCAGTTCAAGGTATGCTTCCGAAAAATACTTTGGGTCGTGCTCAAGGATTAAAATTACATGTTTATGCTAGTGGTGAGGAAGTTGGCCAAGGAGCTCAAAAGCCGCAAGTGTTAAATATCAAGGATTTACTCTAAGAAAGGAACTGGTAAATAATGGCAAATACTCAATATGCAGGAACGGGTCGTCGTAAAGTTTCAGTTGCTCGTGTTCGTTTAACACCTGGGACCGGAAAAATTACGATCAATGATCGTTCTTTTGAAGAATACATTCCAGCAGCTAACCTTAGAGCCGTTGTTACTCAACCGTTCGCAGTTACATCGACAGACGGAACTTACGATGTAAATGTAAACGTTGTTGGAGGCGGCTTTGCTGGTCAAGCTGGCGCAACTCGTCATGGTATCGCTCGAGCTTTGCTCCAAGTTGATCCTGATTTTCGTCCAGCTTTAAAGTCGGCAGGTCTGTTGACTCGTGATTCTCGTATGGTTGAACGTAAGAAGCCGGGCCTGAAGAAGGCTCGTCGTGCTTCTCAATTCAGTAAGCGTTAATCTCAAGAACAAAACTCGGTTGTAGCCGAGTTTTTTTGTGCCTAAAAATGACAACTGTTGGATAATTCTTTATACTTGTAATCATGCGATTTATTTGAATGGGGATTGGATTAATGACTGAAGAAACTGTGCAACCATTGATTGAATTTAAAGACGTAAGCTTGGACTACGGTGAGACGAAAGTTCTTAAAAAAATCGATTTGGAAATTGAAGAGGGGAAGTTTTATACTTTGCTCGGCCCTTCTGGATCTGGCAAGTCGACTATTTTGAGTTTGATTTCAGGAAGACTGCAGCCTACTGGCGGTGTCATTTTGATTGAAGGAAAAAATGTAAATAGTTTGCCTTCGAATCAACGAAAGGTTAATACTGTTTTCCAAAATTATGCTTTATTTCCTAATATGAACGTTTATGACAACGTTGCTTTTGGGCCATCTATTAAGGGCTTTTCGAAAAAAAAAGTTGATCAATTAGTTAAGTCGATGCTAAAACTTGTTAAACTTGATGATTTTTCCGATCGGGAAATTTCGGAAATTTCCGGGGGACAGCAACAGCGTGTGGCAATCGCTCGTGCTTTAGCAAATCAACCAAAAGTTTTATTGTTGGATGAACCGCTCT of the Oenococcus sp. UCMA 16435 genome contains:
- the rplM gene encoding 50S ribosomal protein L13, which gives rise to MRSTFLAKPHEIQRNWYIVDATDVPLGRLSSVVATVLRGKNKPTFTPSVDTGDFVIVINADKVQLTGKKATDKTYYHHSGYPGGLKARKAGTLREKNPKKLIELSVQGMLPKNTLGRAQGLKLHVYASGEEVGQGAQKPQVLNIKDLL
- the rplQ gene encoding 50S ribosomal protein L17; protein product: MGYRKLQRTKSQRKALLRDLTTNLILNGKIQTTESRAKEVRRQAEKMITLGKRGDLAARRLAATYLRDVEDENKIKNATSAEEIVEQKAVKTLFSDVAPRFKNRNGGYTRIYKLGQRRGDAAPMALLEFVD
- the truA gene encoding tRNA pseudouridine(38-40) synthase TruA; this translates as MQNYKVTISYDGHNFEGFQTQNRPGSRTVQDELIKVVSKMAKTRIKIVGASRTDAGVHANGQVINFLFPFNLSEQAILMGMNSKLPTDILVKSVENVPTDFSARHSSHKKRYLYRVSTSKFIDPFKRFYTGHYFWSLDTDKIQKALPDLLGEHDFASFAAAGNQTATTVRTITKAELKIFPENSELLFTFEGNAFLYNQIRIMIGVLLEIGNGTRPIHDIVRLIKIKDRQQARFTAPASGLYLDKVYYESMD
- a CDS encoding ATP-binding cassette domain-containing protein translates to MVLAIGIDNLSFSFDNGQELFKGLSLQINRGEWLSLIGRNGSGKSTLMRLILGLETPSSGTIKVAARLGAVFQNPEDQFIGATVEDELAFGLENQQINPRLMPNKIKDILQEIGMSDYAKSSPDQLSGGQKQRVAIGSALILNADVLFFDEATSMLDPFAKESIINLIGKLHRRNPNLTIINITHDPDEMLEGQRVAVLERGKIIADRSTRLLMSDVDFLRHHQLGETFVSELISKINQKRALDQKIPSSIISKKELLSWLSNSNK
- a CDS encoding SseB family protein; amino-acid sequence: MSQWIKTIEYFIGQDDQTPNIAVIEINHPKTTDDGRELTKLLKDSKSFSPFNEETKKYDSFLTMTLSEDFFFQLGLEVFTRLSSDPFYESIIFFDSEIKGFLPVATKQLAQFVEKNMNLEKDNTLSQPSHDALNRFYKLQTKETEKIENPALQTYLDADKVDQNNINDLINTAVFLIPTRIKRRKVRQDSVDFFLLSQNDEPNVSYLPIFTDWDHLGQWYFSSSANGYNGNDLAQIIAVPVQGLVEIRSNLGDSISNIVINPTTNDFILGLSAKQDDDSE
- the rpsI gene encoding 30S ribosomal protein S9, whose amino-acid sequence is MANTQYAGTGRRKVSVARVRLTPGTGKITINDRSFEEYIPAANLRAVVTQPFAVTSTDGTYDVNVNVVGGGFAGQAGATRHGIARALLQVDPDFRPALKSAGLLTRDSRMVERKKPGLKKARRASQFSKR
- a CDS encoding ATP-binding cassette domain-containing protein, which produces MAIEFKQVSYLYKSFLHKNSFSLSNISLSINSGEFILIAGQTGSGKTTFLRLLDTLILPSNGEIDFNGRIISEKTSEKILMKVRQDFGFVFQFPQRQLFSQTVLDDVEFAALNFGSNKEQASKKAKEILQQIGIEKELWKHSVFNLSVGQMRKVAIAGALVNQPKYLLLDEPTAGMDEYAKNDLLKILKYFHERGATIIVVSHDVNTFVPLVNRLMIFKKGKIVSDDKPINIFSNPISPNMQLPSTVSFARALGLESTPLSLDELAEAINE
- a CDS encoding energy-coupling factor transporter transmembrane protein EcfT, producing MNNIFGRFLPTDSLIEKLDPRTKIVIDFLFVIVLLFANSWLNYGILISFVAIAIYCSRIPIKIFWLGLRSILSLVILMILIQLLLIAPSNKADIFISFGWLKISSSGLINSAIIALRFFLMIFMTTVLTVATPSTSIADGISSLLKPLGKIGIDTKTFALLISMTLRFVPILSDEFSTIVDAQRARGLSLKTGSIVKRTRTLIPMIIPLISVAFKKALTLADTMEIRGFVDAKNRTSFHQLQFKKNDLIVLIIFIVISFSVIYFSYAKL